In Sphaeramia orbicularis chromosome 12, fSphaOr1.1, whole genome shotgun sequence, the following proteins share a genomic window:
- the gal3st1b gene encoding galactosylceramide sulfotransferase, translating into MSVPRRRWCSPAVRGLVFWVLLMNIMLVLYCLSNPTQPNIRSSQEDTCPIRMSKLWKENLTTPLQNTKPQCSPKVHIMFMKTHKTASSTILNILFRFGEKHQLKFAFPDGRNDFFYPSPFQCSQVKDYKPGDCFNIVCNHMRFDYQEVSKLLPPDAVYVTILRDPVDLFESSFHYYHQAVPLTWSIKSDNKLAEFLNSPQTFYRPEAFNSFYLKNLLFFDFGFDNNLESDNPRVTQALHTLSQRFHLVLMAEYFEESLILLKDTLCWTLEDVLYFKLNVRKSSSVSPLSLELRAKAMKWNGADWRLYRHFNATFWDKVEAFGQERMKREVNELRRRNGEMKDLCIEGGDAVEADQIQERRFVPWQPLGESSILGYNMKKDIDPKFRTMCQKMLTPEIQYLSELGVSLWLTRLWGWIKDTLY; encoded by the exons ATGTCTGTCCCCAGAAGGCGGTGGTGTTCCCCTGCAGTACGAGGCCTGGTCTTTTGGGTTCTACTGATGAACATCATGCTGGTTCTGTACTGCCTCTCAAACCCAACCCAACCAAACATCAG GAGTTCCCAGGAAGACACATGTCCTATCAGAATGTCCAAACTATGGAAGGAGAACCTGACCACCCCCCTTCAGAACACAAAACCCCAGTGTTCACCTAAAGTCCACATCATGTTCATGAAGACTCACAAAACTGCCAGTAGCACCATACTCAACATCCTCTTCCGATTTGGAGAAAAACACCAGCTGAAGTTCGCATTCCCCGATGGTCGCAATGACTTCTTCTATCCATCTCCATTCCAGTGTTCCCAGGTCAAGGACTACAAACCTGGAGACTGTTTCAATATCGTGTGTAACCATATGCGCTTTGACTACCAGGAAGTATCCAAGCTCCTGCCTCCAGACGCCGTCTACGTCACCATCCTTCGAGATCCAGTCGACCTCTTTGAGTCTTCCTTCCACTATTACCACCAGGCAGTTCCCCTCACGTGGAGCATCAAAAGTGACAACAAACTGGCAGAGTTTCTCAACAGTCCTCAGACCTTTTACAGACCAGAAGCGTTTAACTCATTCTACCTAAAAAACCTGCTCTTTTTTGACTTTGGGTTTGATAACAACCTGGAGTCTGACAACCCTCGTGTAACACAGGCTCTTCACACTTTATCCCAACGTTTCCACCTGGTCCTCATGGCAGAATATTTTGAGGAGTCTCTTATTCTGCTGAAGGACACACTCTGCTGGACTCTGGAAGACGTGCTCTATTTTAAGCTCAATGTCCGTAAGAGCTCCAGTGTGTCTCCGCTGAGCCTTGAGCTCAGAGCCAAGGCCATGAAGTGGAACGGCGCCGACTGGAGACTCTACCGGCATTTTAACGCTACCTTTTGGGACAAAGTGGAAGCATTCGGGCAAGAAAGAATGAAACGGGAAGTGAATGAGCTGAGGAGACGAAACGGTGAGATGAAGGACCTTTGTATCGAAGGAGGAGATGCGGTTGAAGCTGACCAGATCCAGGAGCGGCGGTTCGTGCCCTGGCAGCCGCTTGGAGAGTCGTCCATCCTCGGGTACAACATGAAAAAAGATATTGACCCCAAATTCAGGACCATGTGTCAAAAAATGCTCACACCTGAGATCCAGTACTTATCAGAGCTGGGGGTGAGCCTGTGGCTGACAAGACTCTGGGGTTGGATCAAAGACACACTTTACTGA
- the uqcr10 gene encoding cytochrome b-c1 complex subunit 9, producing the protein MALARSVYHLLFRRTSTFAITIMVGAVFFERLFDQGGNAIFEQMNRGKLWKHIKHNYEEKDEE; encoded by the exons ATGGCGCTGGCAAGATCCGTGTACCACCTTCTCTTCAGGAGGACGTCTACTTTTGCTATAACCATCATGGTTGGAGCAGTCTTCTTTGAGCGGTTATTTGACCAAGGTGGCAATGCTATCTTTGAGCAGATGAATCGCGGG AAACTATGGAAACACATTAAACATAATTACGAGGAGAAAGATGAGGAATAA
- the zmat5 gene encoding zinc finger matrin-type protein 5, giving the protein MGKRYYCDYCDRSFQDNMHNRKKHLNGIQHHRAKKAWFDHFKDSAAVLYDEQAKKPCRKFLQKGICDFGPNCRFSHMSEEDLLNLKRQVEGDRHLRENPDDRDLSDRNVEDWLSRREKNRDALGTKRDLKNKEGGDPSQAHSDVPQQLLSIPDLPPSLLPPPPGGWKCGINVEWG; this is encoded by the exons ATGGGGAAGAGGTACTACTGTGACTACTGTGATCGGTCCTTTCAGGACAACATGCACAacaggaaaaagcatttgaatgGTATTCAACATCACCGAGCGAAGAAGGCCTGGTTCGACCATTTTAAAG ATTCTGCAGCCGTCCTGTATGATGAACAGGCAAAGAAGCCCTGCAGGAAGTTTCTTCAGAAAG GAATTTGTGATTTTGGACCAAACTGTAGGTTTTCTCACATGTCTGAAGAAGATCTGTTGAACCTAAAACGACAGGTGGAGG GTGACAGACATCTCAGAGAGAACCCGGACGACAGAGATCTCTCTGACAGAAATGTAGAAGATTGGCTCTCAAGGAGGGAAAAGAACCGAGATGCTCTCGGTACCAAAAG AGACCTAAAAAATAAAGAAGGTGGAGACCCGAGCCAAGCACACAGTGACGTACCTCAGCAGCTCCTGTCCATCCCTGACCTGCCACCGTCACTTCTGCCTCCTCCTCCAGGCGGATGGAAATGTGGCATCAACGTGGAATGGGGTTGA